In Rhipicephalus sanguineus isolate Rsan-2018 chromosome 1, BIME_Rsan_1.4, whole genome shotgun sequence, the DNA window AATAGCCAGCAAACAGGCATTGCGCACATGGTTGCGTCGTAGCATCAGAGGTGGCGCCACGGCCTCAGACCCGACGTGTGGCGTGAGCCTCGGAGACGTAAACTAACGCTGAAGGTCGCGGCCTTGGTTTCTTCGAGCGCGTCAACACGTTCGCTGAATGAATGCGACACACGAGTAACGCTAAGGGTGTCCGGAAACCTTGACGGGTCACAAACGCGGCAATAAACGCGCCATTAATGCCTCGCGGCAAGTACACAGCGCGTTAACGGTTCTAACGCGGAAGTGCCCACTGCCGTTTGGTGTTGCTCTGAACTTTCCAGCGTAAGTGGTCGTTGCGGTGTTTCATTGATAAGCGTGTTTACGGACGCCTGCATTTGTGCAACTGTGTCGATACATCTCATGCACGTGTGCCGCGTTGTCTTTGCAAGTGTATTTTGCCGGCGTGACGCGCGCACCATCGTACTCGCTGCGCGTGCTCCTGGCCCTATTTCGACCGGTCTATCGGCGCTGGATCACTCGCATCGCCGCGTAGCAGGATTCGCCGACACTGGCGGCACTGTCTGTATCACTCGCGTCCTATTGGCGGGCCGGCGCGCAGCACGTGAACAGTACCTGACGCATTGGAGCGCCTCCACGCGGCAGCCGGCGACGCCGCAGCGAGTTTTTCTCATGCTGCCAGACGCCGGCGGCGCAGAGCGCCTCCGAAAGGCGTACCCGTCGCGCGCGTCCGTACCTTCTGTCGTAGTGACGGTGACATGCCGCGTACTTAGGAACCAAGTTCGGGTAAGTAGATCACGCTGATTACAATTATGTGCCCTACTTTCGTCATGGGGTGCTGCGCGCCTACGCGTAGTATTTGTAGCTGCTCGCCGACCGGCGATCCTCATCTTCTCGGGGGTTGTGTTCGCACCTTCCGGGAGGGTTTGGAGCGCTCAGTCGTTTCGTGAATGCCTGCCATACTAGCGTCATTCCGAATCGTAGTAGCCATTGCCTCTTCCCTCGAATTTCAGTGTCTCGCGTTGTGTTATTATAGTTCTCCGGAGTGTCGCGTCGGGAATGCATGAGCTTCCGACGCGCGATGCCGGATGAAATATAGGAGCGGCCTGGAAGGGCTCGACCGACGTCAGGTTGCCTTGGCGGCGCTCGAGCCCTTTCTGGGATTTCATGTGCCGGAGCAACGGCCCGCATTTACAGTGTCGCGTTAACCATCCCGGCGCGTCTGCGCACGGCGGCGTATTGATCGGTGATAGTTTTGACCGCAACAGTTGTCCTTGAAGTGATTTCGCGGTCACGTTCGTTACTTTACTGCGCTAACTATATTTTCGAGTGGTGAACTGCGGCTGCTAGCACCGGCTGTCACTAGCGCTGACTGGTCGTCCCTCTGTCCAGGACAAGCGAGCGCCATGCCCATGGACCTGGAACTGGTGTTGTCGGCCAACCCGCCGCTCTTTGTGGGCAGCGAGTGCCGGCTCAGCGTGTGTGCCCTGCAGCAGAGCAACCCGCTCTTCCAGACGTGCTCCATCAAGCGCAACTACCGACGCGCCTCCACCAATGTGCCGCCCATCAAGCCGTGCATGTCTCCGCGCGACGAACAAATTCAGAGCGAGCCGACGAGTCCGACGTCGTCGAACCGCATCAAACGGCGAGTGTCGTTCGCCGACGACAAGGGCTACTCGCTCACCCAGGTGCGCGTCATGAAGGAGCCCTCGGACAGCCCGCCGCGGTGGACCGACGAGTTTGTGGCCCGGATAACGCGCGACATGCGGCTCGACGCGCCCCTCTGGGAGACCGCCTTCACGCAGCCGGCCTCGGATTACCTCGAGTTCCGGCAGACGCTCGATGCCAACCTGGTGTCGCTCGAGAACGTCATCGTGAAGAGCGACGAGCTCATCACGGGCACCATCAAGGTAAAGAACGTCACCTTCGAGAAGCGCGTCTTTGTGCGCGCCACCTTCGATGGCTGGAAGACTATGCAAGACTATGCGGCCGAGTACGTGGCCAACGGCCACCTAAGCAACATGTACGACACCTTCTGCTTCTCGATTCCCATCCCGCCGTCGGCGTCGAGCAATTTAGGCGTGATAGAGTTCTGCGTTTGTTTCGAGCACGACAAGCAAGAACACTGGga includes these proteins:
- the LOC119379122 gene encoding protein phosphatase 1 regulatory subunit 3B-B, yielding MPMDLELVLSANPPLFVGSECRLSVCALQQSNPLFQTCSIKRNYRRASTNVPPIKPCMSPRDEQIQSEPTSPTSSNRIKRRVSFADDKGYSLTQVRVMKEPSDSPPRWTDEFVARITRDMRLDAPLWETAFTQPASDYLEFRQTLDANLVSLENVIVKSDELITGTIKVKNVTFEKRVFVRATFDGWKTMQDYAAEYVANGHLSNMYDTFCFSIPIPPSASSNLGVIEFCVCFEHDKQEHWDNNKGKNYKLVALTKKAPSPTVVRRFTDALKADVDSWTEFASWKNLASEGPYW